In one window of Massilibacterium senegalense DNA:
- a CDS encoding RNA chaperone Hfq, with the protein MQDVQFLAKLNQYQKKMQDVIIYLSNGSRISGKLVKINKMFISISVRENRVVEILATSIVKVVPKKPAYSIL; encoded by the coding sequence ATGCAAGATGTGCAGTTTTTAGCGAAACTTAATCAATACCAAAAAAAAATGCAAGATGTGATTATTTATTTGTCAAATGGTAGTAGAATTAGTGGAAAGCTAGTGAAGATTAACAAAATGTTTATATCTATTTCTGTCAGAGAGAATCGTGTTGTTGAAATATTAGCTACATCGATTGTAAAAGTGGTTCCGAAAAAACCAGCTTATTCAATTTTATAA
- a CDS encoding DUF2621 domain-containing protein — translation MSTGFSIFIIFWTIVLFVLMSIGGFFMFRKFLKRLPKADGMSELDWQDYYIKKALPMWIPEAKQLLNELVQPVPELFRDVAKQKIAGKISEIALKEKASTITNDLIIRGYILATPKRDHKFLIKTLQKKAIDLTPYKHLF, via the coding sequence GTGTCAACTGGATTTTCTATTTTTATTATTTTTTGGACCATCGTATTGTTTGTACTCATGTCTATTGGTGGTTTCTTTATGTTTCGAAAATTTTTAAAAAGGCTTCCTAAAGCCGATGGAATGAGTGAACTAGATTGGCAAGATTATTATATTAAAAAAGCTTTACCAATGTGGATACCTGAAGCAAAACAATTGTTAAATGAACTGGTTCAACCTGTTCCCGAGTTATTTCGCGATGTAGCCAAACAAAAAATTGCTGGTAAAATTAGTGAAATTGCTCTTAAAGAAAAAGCTTCTACCATTACAAATGACCTTATTATCCGTGGGTATATCCTTGCAACACCAAAAAGAGATCATAAATTTTTAATTAAAACGTTACAAAAAAAGGCTATCGATCTTACCCCGTATAAACACTTATTTTAA
- a CDS encoding CobW family GTP-binding protein, whose translation MIRKIEIPVTIVAGFLGAGKTTLMNHILNGDHGEKIAVIMNEFGSVSIDDQLLNKTKYETIHTLKNGCICCVTQNELEDVLAQLMMKFLNEELVFNRLVVELSGMAHPLQVIHTFFNDQLIRETYHIDCIVTVIDAIHFPKHIMYEENEVQIGCADVVLVNKANEVEPNILESVFQQLRERNAFCEMKAVSFCDVPFSTIFNRFTFDVHPTMDFVYESVPHLHHAKVESMVLEETRPLDVMKVHHFINDELHMLGDNLLRYKGILSIFGKNKRLVLQGLYHLFSSEVGMEWKKKEERKSQLVLIGKSLPKERLQQQFSLCASIKNEV comes from the coding sequence ATGATTCGAAAAATTGAAATTCCAGTTACAATCGTTGCTGGATTTTTAGGTGCTGGGAAAACAACGCTTATGAACCATATTTTAAATGGGGACCACGGTGAAAAAATAGCTGTTATAATGAATGAGTTTGGAAGCGTCTCCATTGACGATCAATTATTAAACAAGACAAAATATGAAACCATTCATACATTGAAAAATGGTTGTATTTGCTGTGTAACACAAAATGAATTAGAAGACGTATTAGCGCAATTAATGATGAAATTTTTAAATGAAGAACTTGTTTTCAATCGATTAGTAGTGGAATTAAGTGGAATGGCTCATCCTTTACAAGTCATTCATACATTTTTTAATGACCAACTCATTCGAGAAACCTACCATATAGATTGTATTGTAACAGTTATAGATGCTATCCATTTTCCCAAACATATTATGTATGAGGAAAATGAAGTGCAAATTGGTTGTGCTGATGTTGTATTAGTGAACAAAGCGAACGAAGTGGAACCAAATATTCTTGAATCTGTTTTTCAGCAATTGCGGGAAAGAAACGCCTTTTGCGAAATGAAAGCTGTTTCATTTTGTGATGTTCCATTTTCAACAATATTTAATCGTTTTACTTTTGATGTTCATCCGACAATGGATTTTGTCTATGAGTCAGTGCCACACCTCCATCATGCAAAAGTGGAATCGATGGTGTTAGAAGAAACAAGACCACTTGATGTTATGAAGGTTCATCACTTTATTAACGATGAACTTCATATGCTAGGTGATAATCTTTTACGTTATAAAGGTATTCTGTCCATTTTTGGAAAAAATAAACGTCTTGTTTTGCAAGGATTGTATCATTTATTTTCTAGTGAGGTAGGAATGGAATGGAAAAAGAAAGAAGAACGCAAAAGTCAACTAGTTTTAATCGGAAAATCATTACCGAAAGAAAGGTTACAACAACAATTTTCTTTATGTGCATCAATAAAGAATGAAGTTTAA
- the queF gene encoding preQ(1) synthase: MSCGRKKEDLKGVSLLGSSGTKYAMDYDPSVLETFENKHPQRDYFVKFNCPEFTSLCPITSQPDFATIYISYIPDIKMVESKSLKLYLFSFRNHGDFHEDCINTIMNDLIELMDPRYIEVWGKFTPRGGISIDPYGNYGKPNTKYEEMATFRLMNHDMYPENVDNR; this comes from the coding sequence ATGTCATGTGGTAGAAAAAAAGAAGATTTAAAAGGAGTTTCACTTTTAGGAAGTTCGGGTACAAAATATGCAATGGATTACGACCCTAGCGTTTTAGAGACATTTGAAAATAAACATCCTCAACGTGACTATTTTGTGAAATTTAATTGTCCAGAGTTCACTAGCTTATGTCCTATTACATCGCAACCTGATTTTGCGACTATTTACATAAGTTATATTCCAGATATAAAAATGGTAGAAAGTAAATCATTAAAACTATACTTATTTAGTTTCCGAAATCACGGTGATTTCCATGAAGATTGTATCAATACAATCATGAATGATTTAATCGAACTAATGGATCCGCGGTATATTGAAGTATGGGGGAAATTTACGCCTCGTGGGGGGATTTCCATTGATCCATATGGCAATTATGGTAAACCAAATACAAAATATGAGGAAATGGCAACTTTTCGATTAATGAATCACGATATGTATCCAGAAAATGTCGACAATCGCTAA
- a CDS encoding ketopantoate reductase family protein: protein MKIVVIGAGAVGGYYGARLAEAGADVTFLVRANRFKQLKEEGLYIESVNGNTSISDLKMVTEADEVKECDLVILAVKGYHLEGTFPTLDELVKRGAKILPLLNGYEHYPILQEKYGKENVLGGLCFIISTLNEKGHILHTTKNDQIIFGALHESQHEWCEKLKQITTKANMTDKLAQNILFYIWRKYAFIVPYSAMTTTSRRPIGAVREKEMVLSTFQDVAMEMYQLAKSFGVQLEDDFRQVVTEQITRLPYESTSSMHQDLRKNLFLEVEHLQGGALRLANQQNVTMPKIETLYSILKLIESPEERQ from the coding sequence ATGAAAATTGTTGTAATTGGTGCAGGGGCAGTTGGTGGATATTATGGTGCTCGGTTAGCAGAAGCGGGAGCAGATGTTACGTTCCTTGTCCGTGCCAATAGATTTAAACAGTTAAAAGAGGAAGGATTGTACATTGAAAGTGTAAATGGGAATACATCTATTTCTGATTTGAAAATGGTGACAGAAGCAGATGAGGTAAAAGAATGTGATCTCGTGATTCTAGCAGTAAAAGGGTATCATCTTGAAGGAACATTCCCTACGTTAGATGAGTTGGTAAAAAGAGGAGCAAAAATTTTACCTTTATTAAATGGATATGAGCATTATCCGATTTTACAAGAGAAGTATGGCAAGGAGAATGTACTAGGTGGTTTATGCTTTATTATTTCTACTTTAAATGAAAAAGGTCATATTTTACATACGACGAAAAATGATCAAATCATTTTTGGTGCGTTACATGAATCTCAACATGAATGGTGTGAAAAATTAAAACAAATAACAACTAAAGCGAATATGACAGATAAATTAGCACAAAATATTTTATTTTATATTTGGAGAAAATACGCGTTTATTGTTCCTTATTCAGCTATGACTACTACATCTAGACGTCCGATTGGAGCAGTTCGTGAAAAAGAAATGGTATTGAGTACCTTTCAAGATGTTGCAATGGAAATGTATCAATTAGCAAAATCATTTGGTGTTCAGTTAGAAGATGATTTTAGGCAAGTGGTGACGGAACAAATTACACGTTTACCATATGAAAGTACATCCAGTATGCATCAAGATTTACGAAAAAACCTCTTTCTAGAAGTAGAACATTTACAAGGTGGTGCTTTGCGCTTAGCAAACCAACAAAATGTCACAATGCCAAAAATAGAAACGTTATATAGTATTTTAAAATTAATAGAAAGTCCAGAGGAGCGTCAATAA
- a CDS encoding DUF523 domain-containing protein produces MIVVSACLAGEKCRYDGKDNKTNPINELVEKKQAVIVCPEVLGGLPVPREPAEIINGTADDVLEGKAKVITKQGKDVTNAFLKGAHEALQVVKKVGATKVILKESSPSCGSNFVYDGTFSNYKISGQGITAALLRKHGIEVISEKQVEKGIGI; encoded by the coding sequence ATGATTGTCGTAAGTGCTTGTTTAGCGGGTGAAAAATGTAGATATGACGGAAAGGATAACAAAACCAACCCCATTAATGAATTAGTAGAAAAAAAACAAGCTGTCATCGTTTGTCCAGAAGTTTTAGGGGGATTACCAGTACCCCGAGAACCTGCGGAAATCATAAATGGGACAGCGGACGATGTTTTAGAAGGAAAAGCAAAAGTGATCACGAAACAAGGAAAAGATGTAACAAACGCTTTTTTAAAAGGAGCGCATGAAGCGTTACAGGTAGTAAAAAAAGTTGGTGCAACAAAGGTAATTTTGAAAGAATCAAGCCCATCGTGTGGTAGCAACTTTGTGTATGATGGAACATTTTCCAATTATAAAATTAGTGGTCAAGGCATAACTGCTGCTTTATTACGAAAACATGGAATAGAAGTCATTTCTGAAAAACAAGTAGAAAAGGGGATTGGAATATGA